Genomic segment of Xanthobacter dioxanivorans:
CGTGAGCGCTTCTTCTCCGGCGCTGCGGGCGCGGCCGGCGGGGCCTCCGGGGGCATGCCCTCGACGTGCCGGCTCTTGAGAACGGTGATGGGCGCGGGCGCGGAATCCGCCTTCTGCGGCTCCTTCGGTCCCGCAGGAATCTGCTCTGCCTGTGCCACGGCACCCTCCACATGTGCACCGCTTGAAACTGAACGGTTCAGTTCTATGCTGGGCGACCATAGATTGAACTGAACGGTTTAGTCAAATTCTTTGACAGCGGGGGCTGAGGTCCCTATGCAAAGGGATCAGGACGGTAGACATGAGCCATTCCAGCATGAGCAGCGCGGCACCGGATTCCGGACCGGTGGCGGACGCGCCGGAGATGCGCGAGCCCGAGGCCAGGAAACGCCGCGAGATCATCGACGGCGCGCGCCGCGTGTTCTTCGACAAGGGCTTCGACGGCGCCAGCATGGACGAGATCGCCCGCGCCAGCAGCGTCTCGAAGGCAACCATCTACGTCTATTTCGACAGCAAGGAAGGCTTGTTCCAGGCGCTGGTGGAAACCGACCGCCGGAAGTCCGCCGAGCGCCTGTTCGAGTTCGACGACAACGACCCCGATACCGAGGCCCTGCTGCGCCGCATCGGCGTCTCCTTCATGACCATGATGGTGCAGCCGGACCATATCCGGCTGGTTCGCATGGTGATCGGCGCCGCCGAGAAATTCCCCGCCGTGGGCCGCACTTTCTTCGAGACCGGCCCCTGCCACGGCGGGCGGCGCCTTGCCGCGCTGTTCGCCCGGCAGACGCAGCTCGGCCACCTCGCCGTGGAGGATTGCGAGGCCGCCGCCTTCCAGTTCTTCAACCTGTGCCAGGGCAACCTCGCCAAGGGGCTGCTGTTCGGCCTCGACGAGCAGCCGACGCCGGAGCAGATCCAGGCCACCGTCTTTGGCGCGATCCGCGTGTTCCTCGCCGCCTACGGGGTGAAGCGGGACTGACGCCGCGCGAAGGGCCTCAGAACGGGAGCCCGCCGAACCACGCCCCGAAGAAGCCGGCGTAAAGCTCCGGCGCCTCGAGATTCATGGAATGGCCGATGCCCGGCACCGCGATGAAGCGGCAGTCCGGCATCCGCTCCGCCATCTCCTTCAGGTCGCGCTCCGCGATCACGCCGTCCAGCATGCCCCAGACCACCAGATGGGGATGGATGATGCTGCCCATCTGCGCCGCCAGCGCCCCGCTCCTCGCCTCCTTCGTCAGCGTGTCCGGCGTGCCGAACCAGATGCCGTCGGAGACCGCGAACACCTGGTCGATGATGCGCTCGAACAGCGGCCCGCGGGCGCCCGCGTCGGGCCGGAAACGGGCCGGCCCCTCGACGAGGCTTTCCGGCACGAACAGGCTCGGGGCGGTATAGGCCATGATCTGCCGGGTCAGGTCCCGGCTCTTCTTCATCTCGCCGAAGAAGGCCGTCTTCTCCGGCGGGAAATCGATGCCCTGCGGCCCCACCGGCGACAGGGAGAAGACCCGGCCGAACCGGCCCGGCTGCTTCAGGATCATCCGGGTGGAGATGATGC
This window contains:
- a CDS encoding TetR/AcrR family transcriptional regulator, encoding MSHSSMSSAAPDSGPVADAPEMREPEARKRREIIDGARRVFFDKGFDGASMDEIARASSVSKATIYVYFDSKEGLFQALVETDRRKSAERLFEFDDNDPDTEALLRRIGVSFMTMMVQPDHIRLVRMVIGAAEKFPAVGRTFFETGPCHGGRRLAALFARQTQLGHLAVEDCEAAAFQFFNLCQGNLAKGLLFGLDEQPTPEQIQATVFGAIRVFLAAYGVKRD
- a CDS encoding alpha/beta fold hydrolase; translation: MRKLRVGELELAFREWGEGDTVVLFIHGNLASKEWIELAAPHFPRGVRTIAIDWRGCGDSDKPDPLPDFSNYSIARHADDMLAALDVLGVDFCHLATHSTGGIISTRMILKQPGRFGRVFSLSPVGPQGIDFPPEKTAFFGEMKKSRDLTRQIMAYTAPSLFVPESLVEGPARFRPDAGARGPLFERIIDQVFAVSDGIWFGTPDTLTKEARSGALAAQMGSIIHPHLVVWGMLDGVIAERDLKEMAERMPDCRFIAVPGIGHSMNLEAPELYAGFFGAWFGGLPF